Proteins from a genomic interval of Acomys russatus chromosome 19, mAcoRus1.1, whole genome shotgun sequence:
- the Znf865 gene encoding zinc finger protein 865, which yields MEANQAGSGAGGGGSSGIGGEDGVHFQSYPFDFLEFLNHQRFEPMELYGEHAKAVAALPCTPGPPPQPPPQPPPPQYDYPPQSSFKPKAEAPSSSSSSSSSSSSSSSSSSSSSQAKKLDPPLPPTFGAPPPPLFDAAFPAPQWGIVDLSGHQHLFGNLKRGGPTPGPGVASGLGTPTGTPGPLPTPTQTPPGPTVGAACDPAKDDKGYFRRLKYLMERRFPCGVCQKSFKQSSHLVQHMLVHSGERPYECGVCGRTYNHVSSLIRHRRCHKDVPPTAGGTPQPGPPLPSLGLPVPTASATATSAPATVSSGPSTTPAPPATSSDGNSTTPAAPPGVAMPPPATTGGEGPFACSLCWKVFKKPSHLHQHQIIHTGEKPFSCSVCSKSFNRRESLKRHVKTHSADLLRLPCGICGKAFRDASYLLKHQAAHAGAGTPRPVYPCDLCGKTYSAPQSLLRHKAAHAPPVAAEPAKDGAASVPQPPPTFPPGPYLLPADPTTTDEKATAAAAAVVYGAVPVPLLSAHPLLLGGAGSGGAGGPGAGGPGKTFCCGICGRAFGRRETLKRHERIHTGEKPHQCPVCGKRFRESFHLSKHHVVHTRERPYKCELCGKVFGYPQSLTRHRQVHRLQLPCALAGATGLATGQGTTGACGPGAAGSSGGPDGLSYACSDCGEHFPDLFHVMSHKEAHMSEKPYGCDACGKTFGFIENLMWHKLVHQAAPERLLAPTPSGPQSSDGSSGGGSSGTDASSVLDNGLAGEVE from the exons ATGGAGGCAAACCAGGCAGGCAGCGGTGCCGGGGGTGGCGGGAGCAGCGGCATCGGGGGCGAGGACGGGGTCCACTTCCAGAGTTACCCCTTTGACTTCCTGGAGTTCCTCAACCACCAGCGCTTTGAGCCCATGGAGCTATATGGGGAACACGCCAAGGCAGTGGCGGCCCTGCCCTGCACCCCGGggcccccgccccagcccccgCCCCAGCCTCCTCCGCCCCAGTATGACTACCCACCCCAGTCCAGTTTCAAACCCAAGGCGGAGgctccttcctcatcctcatcatcatcttcctcctcatcttcctcatcttcgtcttcctcatcctcttcccaaGCCAAGAAGCTGGATCCACCATTGCCACCGACCTTCGGGGCGCCGCCCCCTCCGCTCTTTGATGCTGCCTTCCCAGCTCCGCAATGGGGAATTGTCGACCTCTCTGGACACCAGCACCTGTTCGGGAACCTGAAACGAGGCGGGCCCACGCCTGGGCCTGGAGTAGCATCAGGACTGGGCACTCCCACCGGGACCCCAGGGCCCCTGCCCACACCCACGCAGACCCCGCCTGGGCCCACGGTAGGGGCGGCCTGCGACCCAGCCAAGGACGACAAAGGCTATTTCCGAAGGCTGAAGTATCTGATGGAGCGGCGCTTCCCGTGCGGCGTTTGCCAGAAGTCCTTCAAGCAATCCTCACATCTGGTCCAGCACATGCTAGTGCACTCCGGTGAGCGGCCATACGAATGTGGCGTCTGTGGCCGCACCTATAACCATGTCTCCAGTCTCATTCGCCACCGACGCTGCCACAAGGACGTGCCACCAACAGCGGGTGGTACGCCTCAGCCTGGGCCGCCACTTCCTTCACTGGGCCTTCCAGTACCCACAGCCAGTGCCACGGCCACCTCTGCTCCTGCCACAGTGTCCTCGGGCCCCTCCACCACACCTGCACCGCCTGCCACTTCCTCTGATGGGAACAGTACCACCCCTGCTGCCCCACCCGGTGTGGCTATGCCTCCCCCCGCCACTACTGGTGGGGAGGGCCCGTTTGCCTGTTCCCTCTGCTGGAAGGTCTTCAAGAAGCCCAGCCACCTGCACCAGCACCAGATCATCCACACCGGGGAGAAACCCTTCTCCTGCTCAGTGTGCAGCAAAAGCTTCAACAGGAGGGAGAGCCTCAAGCGGCATGTGAAAACTCACTCGGCCGACCTGCTGCGCCTGCCTTGTGGCATCTGTGGAAAAGCCTTCCGCGATGCTTCCTACCTCCTCAAGCACCAGGCGGCCCACGCAGGAGCTGGGACCCCGCGGCCGGTGTACCCCTGTGACTTGTGCGGGAAGACATACTCAGCGCCGCAGAGCCTGCTGCGACACAAAGCTGCCCACGCACCACCCGTCGCCGCCGAGCCAGCCAAGGATGGGGCGGCCTCCGTCCCCCAGCCACCTCCCACCTTCCCCCCTGGCCCCTACCTCCTGCCCGCGGACCCGACCACTACCGATGAGAAAGCGACGGCGGCCGCTGCGGCTGTGGTGTATGGGGCGGTGCCTGTTCCACTTCTCAGCGCGCATCCGCTGCTGCTCGGAGGTGCGGGGAGCGGCGGCGCTGGCGGTCCGGGTGCGGGCGGCCCCGGCAAGACGTTCTGCTGTGGCATCTGTGGACGCGCGTTTGGGCGCCGAGAGACCCTGAAGCGCCACGAGCGCATCCACACCGGCGAGAAGCCCCATCAGTGCCCGGTGTGCGGGAAGCGCTTCCGCGAGTCCTTCCACCTGAGCAAGCACCACGTGGTGCACACTCGGGAGCGGCCCTACAAGTGCGAGCTGTGCGGCAAGGTCTTTGGTTATCCGCAGAGCCTCACGCGCCACCGCCAGGTGCACCGGCTCCAGCTGCCCTGCGCTCTGGCCGGAGCCACAGGCCTCGCCACCGGCCAGGGGACCACTGGGGCCTGTGGACCCGGGGCTGCAGGCTCTTCAGGCGGGCCTGACGGCCTGAGCTACGCCTGCTCAGACTGCGGGGAACACTTCCCGGATCTCTTCCACGTCATGAGCCACAAGGAAGCCCACATGTCAGAGAAGCCCTACGGCTGTGACGCCTGTGGCAAGACCTTCGGCTTCATCGAGAACCTCATGTGGCACAAGCTGGTCCACCAGGCTGCCCCGGAGCGCCTTCTCGCGCCAACACCCAGTGGCCCCCAGTCCTCTGATGGCtccagcggcggcggcagcagcggcaccGATGCATCCAGCGTGCTGGACAACGggctggctggagag GTTGAGTGA
- the Znf784 gene encoding zinc finger protein 784, whose protein sequence is MAAARRDPPIPSSSTRESPSPELPDLVLVPDDGHPATPPSDLIEIQVVKVTDTTSVPEPPEPGYFHCALCPAAFRLVSELLFHEHGHLTGVEGLGQGGDPSRCHVCGHSCPGPASLRAHYSLHTGERPYRCPLCPRAFKALAPLLRHQHRHGAEPGTSGRLPPAASTGQPNPRMAQERSEVMMAAAAAGAVVGKPFACRFCAKPFRRSSDMRDHERVHTGERPYHCGICGKGFTQSSVLSGHARIHTGERPFRCTLCDRTFNNSSNFRKHQRTHIHGPGPGVGESGGLLRSSSVARESGSKCGTENTTEECRETVKANVRVNQ, encoded by the exons ATGGCTGCCGCGCGCCGGGACCCCCCGATTCCGAGCTCATCGACCCGGGAGTCGCCATCTCCGGAGCTGCCGGACCTG GTCCTGGTGCCTGATGATGGCCACCCTGCCACACCCCCAAGTGACCTCATCGAGATCCAGGTGGTTAAAGTCACCGATACCACATCCGTCCCTGAGCCCCCAGAGCCGGGATATTTTCACTGTGCCCTGTGTCCCGCTGCCTTCCGCCTGGTCTCAGAGCTGCTGTTTCACGAACATGGCCACTTGACTGGCGTGGAGGGGCTTGGGCAGGGTGGAGACCCTAGCCGTTGTCACGTGTGTGGCCACAGCTGTCCAGGTCCTGCTAGCCTTCGTGCCCACTACAGCTTGCACACTGGAGAGCGGCCTTACCGCTGCCCACTCTGCCCACGGGCTTTTAAGGCCTTGGCACCTCTGCTAAGGCACCAGCACCGACATGGGGCGGAGCCAGGCACCTCTGGAAGGCTTCCACCCGCAGCATCAACCGGACAGCCAAACCCAAGGATGGCCCAGGAGAGGTCAGAGGTGATGATGGCTGCAGCGGCTGCGGGGGCCGTGGTAGGCAAGCCTTTCGCCTGCAGGTTCTGTGCCAAGCCTTTCCGCCGCTCCTCAGACATGCGAGACCACGAGCGGGTGCACACAGGGGAGCGGCCCTACCACTGTGGCATCTGTGGCAAGGGCTTCACGCAGTCCTCTGTGCTGAGCGGTCACGCCCGCATCCACACTGGGGAGCGCCCCTTCCGCTGCACGCTCTGCGACCGCACCTTTAATAACTCCTCCAACTTTCGCAAGCACCAGCGCACCCACATCCATGGACCAGGGCCTGGGGTGGGAGAGTCTGGAGGCCTACTGAGATCATCTTCGGTGGCCCGAGAATCAGGGAGTAAGTGTGGGACAGAGAACACTACGGAAGAGTGTAGAGAGACTGTGAAGGCGAATGTGAGGGTTAACCAGTAG